The nucleotide window GGCGGCCGTCCGCGCACAGGCGCGCTTCCGCCAGCGTGAAGCCGGCCACCAGGGCGGCGCCCAGCGGCACCAGCCAGCCCAGCGACCACGTCAGCAACAGCCAGTCCTCCGGCTTGCTGCCGGCCATGGCGAGATGCACCGCGCCGGCCAGCCCGATCCACGCGCCCAGCCCGCACAGCAGCCGGTGCAGCCGGTTGGGCACCAGCCACGCCAGCGCGGCCTCGAACAGCGCCAGCGCGGCCCAGAAGCCGGCGCTCTCGGCCACGCGCGTGAAGCCCAGCGCCTCGGCCAGGCCGAACACGGCCATGCCCTGCCCGCTCAGGCTGACCGCCAGCGCGAACTGCCCCGCGGCAATGCCGCCGCCGCGCCAGTACAGCAGCGCGGCCAGCGCGATCATGGCGAGCCCGGTGACGGCCATCGCCACGCCGTTCTCGCGCGCGGCAACGAAGACCGTGCCGACCAGGAAGAACTGGAAGAACAAGGCGCCCAGCCAGCCCGCCGCGCCCATCAGGCAGCGCACCGCCCACGGCGTGTGGGGATGCGCGGGCGGCTCGCCCTGGACTTCGCCGCGCGCGGCGAGTTGCTGCCAGAGCCGTTGCTCGGTCTGCAGTACGTTGCTCATGCCTGCTCCATCTGGCTGCGCCAGGCCCGCATCAGCCACGCCGCCGCGCCGGCCGCCAGGCCGATGGTCAGCAGGCCGAGCAGCAGGAAGGCGCCGAAATCATCCTTGCCCTCGAACAGCACCTTGGCGATCGCGGCCACGGCCAGCACGATGCCGGTCAGGCAGGCCAGGCTCAGCACCACGATGTCGAAGGCATGCCAGCGGAACCACCAGACCAGCGCGGCCAGCGCCAGCAGCGCCAGCGCGAAGGCGGCGCCGTCGAAGTCGCTGCGCAGCAGGCTGGCCAGCCCGAGCGAACCGGCATGCACGCAGGCCAGCGCCGCCAGCATGCGGCCGCCGGTCACGCCGCGGAAGCCGAGCGCCGGCGCCCTGGCGCACAGCAACTGCCACAGCACCAGCTGCAGCGCCACCGCGCCCAGCAACGCCAGCGTCGCCGTGCGCACGTGGCGCGAATCGAACAGCAGCGAAAACACGCCATCGACCCCGAAGCGGATGCTGAAATACCGCAGCAGCGCCACGTTGCCGACCACGATCACCAGCCACCAGTGCGGCGCCGCGCGCGCCGCCAGCGCCCACGGCAGCGCCAGCAGCGCCCACAGCGCGAACAGCTGCCAGGGGTCGGCGCCGGTCTGGTAGGTCTGGCCGATCACCGCCAGCAGCACCCCCGCCACCACCTGCGCGCCGCCCAGCGCGGCCTGGCCGGCGGCATCGCCCGCCGGGCGCAGCCAGGCAAAGCCGGCCAGCAGCGTGATCGCGCCAGCGAGCAGGCCGAACTTGGAAAACTTGTGCAGGTCCTGCCAGTTGAAGGCAAAGAACACGATCACGCCGGCGCACAGCAGCGCGGTGCCCAGCGCCATCAGCGCGGTGTCGAGCCAGCGGCGCCAGTCCGCGGCGACCGGTTCGGTGCGCGCCCACGGCGCGGCCACCGCCGCCGGCGCCAGGCGGCCCAGCGCGCGCCAGTGCGCCAGTGCCTGGCGGATGGCGCGCCGCTCGCCGCCGGCTGCGCGGTCCGGGCCTATTGTTCCGATGCGGGTTGCTGGCATGCTCGCCCTTGCGTGCTGGAATGACGGCGACTTTAGCAAAGTGATACGTGGGCCGCACCTGTTGCGTGGGAGGGGGTGTACGGTCGCGCGCGAAACGGCGCGAAGCTAGGCCGGGCTCGCGCGCGCCGGTATGCTGTGGCCTTTGCCCCCGGCCCGCCCATGACCCTCGGAATCCTTGCCGCCATCCACGATGAAGTCGACGGCCTCGTCGCCGCCATGCGCCATGACGACAGCCGTGCCACGGTCCGCACCATCGGCATGCGCGACTACTACGCCGGCCACCTGTACGGGCAGCCGTGCGTGCTGGTGCTGGCGCGCATGGGCAAGGTCGCGGCGTCGGCCACCACGGTCACGCTGATCCGCGAGCTGGGCGCCACCCAGATCGTCTTTACCGGCCTGGCCGGCGGCATCGGCGCCGACACGCAGGTGGGCGACATTGTCATTGCC belongs to Cupriavidus taiwanensis and includes:
- a CDS encoding DUF4401 domain-containing protein codes for the protein MSNVLQTEQRLWQQLAARGEVQGEPPAHPHTPWAVRCLMGAAGWLGALFFQFFLVGTVFVAARENGVAMAVTGLAMIALAALLYWRGGGIAAGQFALAVSLSGQGMAVFGLAEALGFTRVAESAGFWAALALFEAALAWLVPNRLHRLLCGLGAWIGLAGAVHLAMAGSKPEDWLLLTWSLGWLVPLGAALVAGFTLAEARLCADGRHALLEPLADATLLFTLAAALVVTGMSHPLAWLEGPDAARIPLAHWAAGGMVTLMLAGFALAECRRLALGPAMQGAVLGGVVAFGALMAAAPAVVAGVLALGLALRRASMPWLGLGVTSIAIGFIWYYSALHWTLLAKSATLAAAGVLLLAGRHWLLRHTQMEAA
- a CDS encoding DUF2157 domain-containing protein produces the protein MPATRIGTIGPDRAAGGERRAIRQALAHWRALGRLAPAAVAAPWARTEPVAADWRRWLDTALMALGTALLCAGVIVFFAFNWQDLHKFSKFGLLAGAITLLAGFAWLRPAGDAAGQAALGGAQVVAGVLLAVIGQTYQTGADPWQLFALWALLALPWALAARAAPHWWLVIVVGNVALLRYFSIRFGVDGVFSLLFDSRHVRTATLALLGAVALQLVLWQLLCARAPALGFRGVTGGRMLAALACVHAGSLGLASLLRSDFDGAAFALALLALAALVWWFRWHAFDIVVLSLACLTGIVLAVAAIAKVLFEGKDDFGAFLLLGLLTIGLAAGAAAWLMRAWRSQMEQA